One segment of Pseudomonas sp. FP2196 DNA contains the following:
- a CDS encoding adenine phosphoribosyltransferase has translation MVFDSFDIKSLIRPVIDFPKPGVIFRDITPLFQSPTALRLVMDSFAHRYVEADFTHIGAMDARGFLIGSVLAYQLNKPLVLFRKQGKLPADVLAEGYATEYGEAFLEVHADSLCEGDSVVMFDDLIATGGTLIAAANLIRRMGARVHEAAAIIDLPELQGSQRLEDMGIPTFCLTQFALTDK, from the coding sequence ATGGTCTTCGACTCCTTCGACATCAAATCCCTGATCCGCCCTGTGATCGACTTCCCGAAACCGGGCGTGATCTTTCGCGACATCACCCCGCTGTTCCAGTCGCCAACGGCCCTGCGCCTGGTGATGGACAGCTTCGCCCACCGCTATGTGGAAGCCGACTTCACCCACATCGGCGCGATGGATGCTCGCGGCTTCCTGATCGGTTCGGTATTGGCCTATCAGTTGAACAAGCCGCTGGTGCTGTTCCGCAAGCAGGGCAAACTGCCGGCCGACGTATTGGCTGAAGGTTACGCGACCGAGTACGGCGAAGCGTTTCTGGAAGTCCACGCCGACAGCCTGTGCGAAGGTGATTCGGTGGTGATGTTTGATGATTTGATCGCAACCGGCGGGACGCTGATTGCGGCGGCCAACCTGATCCGCCGCATGGGTGCACGGGTGCACGAGGCGGCGGCGATCATTGATCTGCCGGAGCTGCAAGGTTCGCAGCGTCTGGAAGACATGGGGATTCCGACGTTCTGCCTGACGCAGTTTGCGCTGACCGACAAGTAA